In Brettanomyces bruxellensis chromosome 7, complete sequence, the sequence GAAACTCTTAAAACCTTGAAAATTCCGGAATCTCGTTCCCACAGATGCAACTTTGCTCGACGCGTAATCGTGGAATTTCCCCTCTGTGTTCAAACGGCCGCATCTGTCGTTGAATCGGTGGCCAAACGAGCACCAGTCTTTCTCaacaagcacaaaaaagCCATCCAGGGTCCGGAAGTACGGATCGATGCATATTTCAACAAGTGATATCACCTGCGGGGTCCTGTCCCAGCCATCCGAGCAGTGCACGACCATATGGGCACCTTTCAAGTGGATCCACTTGACCAAAAGATCTGTCGCTTTCAGTAATTGTGACACGTAGTGCCTCCAGCCGCTTTTCGCAAGCTGCTCGTGCATCTCCGCCCTGTGCTCGGCGATCTCCGGCGTACTCGCCGCCCCAACTGCCCCCTCCACATCTCCGTTACGCAAAACCTCCTTCACGCAGTTCATGCTGTCTCGAATCACATGGATATTTTCCAACCCAAGGTACAATTTCCGGCTTGTTTCGCCCCAGTAGTTGTCCATGCTCTCAGTTCCAGCCCCGACTGCCATCTGGGCCATCGCACTTGTGACTGGCCGGGCATCCACCACAAGATTTTGCTCTTTACCACGCCCATTACTGCTAAATGCCCCATATACCAACCTCTCGTCCTGGTACGACCGATTCTGCTTGATTCCCACCAACGGCTGCGAACACCGCATGATCGTGCACCCGTTTTTCCGGTAGTAGTACGCCAGACACGGGAAACGGGCCCTGGATCGGAATTTGGAAGATTCTGTAATTACGGCATCTTGAACATCCGCCGGAACGCACACAAAACGCGGATACGTGTCGCACACATCGTACATCTCGTTCACGCCGGTCATCCGCCACGAATGGCGGCCTTTTCTGGGCTTTTCCAGCCCTAATGTCGCACTTTCCAGCTCTCCAAGCCGCTTTTTCACGTTTTCCACTTCATCAAAGCTTAAACCTTCACGCACAAACTCCGCCTGCGGGTCATAGTCCCACCAGCTATCGTACTGCGCTTCGATCACAATTGGTTCGTACAAAAACGCATAACACTCCTCAATGCTGCCCGTGCATGTCAGCTTCATCACACTGTCGTacacatccttacacaCGGTCACATCCTGGAAGTCGAAACTCATGTAGTTGTAATCCCGACAGTAGATTTTCAGGTTCGCTCCCTTGTAGAGTTGATCCCGCTTCCAAGCCTCCACCTCCTCCTCCAATTCCATGTTGTGTGCCTGCTTacttttctccttctcctcctcctcctccctACCTTGCCAATTAGTGCCGTCGGCTCTATTCCCCACTTGCACCCCCTCATTCACACCTTTCCAGCTTCGTTTGTACATCAATGCAGAGCCCTTGCGCAGCTCTACACGCTCTATTATTGGGTAGCAGCACCAGAGCTCTCTCAGACTCGCTGGCTTGCCATTTGTGTGCCCATTGCTGCTTTCTGCTAGTGTAAAAATAAGATGATGTGTTGTTAGATGTAATGAACCTTTAAACGACCTTCCTCGCCGATGCAATGTGATGTTATCCACTTTTGTGATCTTGAGATATTCCATTGCTCTGATTGTGTTGGTTGCTTTTGTTCAATGCCTTAATTTACTTAATGCTATGATATGCTAACTGTTCCAGATCTCTCCCCTGagctttttccttttttttttttttttttttttcccctacTTCTCATTCTTGCCTATCCTTTTTATCTACACTACAATGTTATCTCGGCCCGCACAGCCCGATCCACATCTGGCAATTTATATTAGCGCCAAATAGCTGTGTAATTAGTATGTTAGATCAGACACAGAATATTTAGTATTTTCAAAGCAGTTGGAATAAATTCCAGCAAAAAGCAATTTTAATTGTTTCATGCTAGTTGTTTCGTCTACTTCCGTATCCTGTTGTGTTGTCTGTGATCAGAAACTGTGAAGGGAGTAAAATAGTTCAAGTAATGCTTTATTATCTACTTGTTGCTTTCACCtttatataaaaatagGATTTTACCTTTAAGCTCTTCGTTTTATATCTCATTTCATATCCATCTCATTTCCATCTTATATCTCATTTCATATCCATCTTAAGTCCATTTCCGATCCACCTCTTATCCATTTCCTATCCGTTTCATATTCATCTTCTATCCGTTTCTTATCCATTTCCTATCCATTTCTTATCCATTTCCTAACCATTCATCCTTTCCCACACCCTCAACTTCTCATCTATTGGATGCCACCTCCTCTGACTACCCCATTTGGATGAAAAGAGCATTTCCTTAAGTCTGCTCACCGTCCTGCGATAGGCAAACTTCTCATCCTCACCTGCAAATCCAGTTTCAGCTTTTTCAATACTGCTCTTGCTAATATCATCCGTTTCAACATCAAAGGCCGCACCATTCATCTCATCATACGAAGTTGCATTTGGTTGCAGTGGATTCACTGTGTCTAAAATTGTCTGTGTTGCCATCTCACTATCTTCAACTGCACTTATATTATCTCCCTCAATTGGAGTACACTTGAACCCAATGCATTTCCCACCTGTATTTGaagtattgaaaaaaatatgttcTATATCCACATCTGAACGCATTACAAGTCTACAACCAGTCTCATAAGTAGCATCGACAAACTCTATGAGCTTTCTGGCTTCGTTCTTTTGGCCAGATCCTAATGCTGGAACATTATCCAAGATAACAGTCTGAAATCTTGATGCTATAGAGATGAAATCCCCGGGTCCAAACTCGTTCCCGGAGAATAAGTGTGAAAAGTCTAGCAGTACCGAATTGTCCTTGCACTGGTCTAGATTAATCTTTCTTCCAAAGCTGTAGAAATATGTCGACTCCCATTTTCCTGGTCCTACCAACTGGAAAAGCGTGTTTTTCCACCTCGTTTGATCTGgatcattcttcttcacaaTGAAAGAGATGCTTTCTGTGCTTAGCGAGTCCAACCGATGATCATTTTCACTGTCCATGTCAAATATCGTGCATTGCATCTTTAAAATACGTTCAAACTATCCAAACTGGGCAGAGTTGAACCCACCCGTGTACATATTAGACGGTAATCTGTTGGATGTGGCCACTAGCACACCTCCAAACCTGAAAAAATAGGTAAATATAATCTTGATCACTCTTGCGGCGGCCAAATCAGGCATCATAAATTCATCAAGCATCAAAATATAGTTTGTTTGCACGAGATTTGAAGCGATTTCGAACAAAATAAGCTCATTCTGGCCCTTCATTAGCACATTTTGTCTGCTGATCTGGTTAATCTCTCTAAAAATCCACAATACAAAGCTGCTGTAATAAACCCTGAGCTTTCTTCTGATCGGAAGCGACTCAGAGAACATATTCATAAGCATTGACTTGCCAGTTCCGACTTCACCATTAATCAATAAGCCTTGAAGAACTGGGATGTTCTCAAGGGCCTCTTCATCACTTAAGACTTTGATTAGCTGTTTGCAttcatcctcctttttcctttgcaCATCCTTGTGATACAATCCAGAAACGAAGGTAACAATATTccaatttttgtttgttttctttgaaattcgtcctcttttttcttaattgAGTCTTGAGAGTTGCATGCACGTCTCAAGTCACGCACTAGTGTATCTATTTGCAATGCCTTGGCATCCAGTTCGTAGTCTTTCAATCTAAAATATAACTTTTGGAACTCTTTTGCAGCCCTCATCTGCTCGATATCCGGGTTAAGAGTCCCATTTCTGACGTTGTTTCCCGATAAACAAGAAAGGGATCAGTAACTTTTGGACACGAGATACTCAGCAGTCAAATACCACTATACCttatatatgtatttgtGAAGAAGCATGTTTTAAGCATTGAGTTCTGTTTTTTGTAAGTTGgaataaataagaaaactCAAGTGAGAGATTAATCATGTCAACAGGATTGGCGAACAGATCAGTAGTCGATTCTCAATAAAATGCTAACCCAATCCCCCGGGAGCAAAAAATGGTTATTTAAAAGTCGGATTGGGAATCAAGGCTGGTATTTAT encodes:
- a CDS encoding uncharacterized protein (BUSCO:EOG09261ABB) — translated: MEYLKITKVDNITLHRRGRSFKGSLHLTTHHLIFTLAESSNGHTNGKPASLRELWCCYPIIERVELRKGSALMYKRSWKGVNEGVQVGNRADGTNWQGREEEEEKEKSKQAHNMELEEEVEAWKRDQLYKGANLKIYCRDYNYMSFDFQDVTVCKDVYDSVMKLTCTGSIEECYAFLYEPIVIEAQYDSWWDYDPQAEFVREGLSFDEVENVKKRLGELESATLGLEKPRKGRHSWRMTGVNEMYDVCDTYPRFVCVPADVQDAVITESSKFRSRARFPCLAYYYRKNGCTIMRCSQPLVGIKQNRSYQDERLVYGAFSSNGRGKEQNLVVDARPVTSAMAQMAVGAGTESMDNYWGETSRKLYLGLENIHVIRDSMNCVKEVLRNGDVEGAVGAASTPEIAEHRAEMHEQLAKSGWRHYVSQLLKATDLLVKWIHLKGAHMVVHCSDGWDRTPQVISLVEICIDPYFRTLDGFFVLVEKDWCSFGHRFNDRCGRLNTEGKFHDYASSKVASVGTRFRNFQGFKSFRQLNQALRSRPNAESLESPTFQQFLDCVYQLMRQNPAAFQYNERFLRRLVYHLYSCQYGTFLQNCDKERYEHDLPGRTRSVWDYFKARRAQFTNPDYCAPVEYSEDTDYDYDANVLYPNYTDVIFWYQLNGRSYEDMNGVERRMRKAGSSRSGESGERGVEEDGGKEKNEEGDRGKKRDKDEGRDSGEKKENEQKMENESEEVGKRNKEYEEAKGDQEGEIKTDRCDKTDLAGQRSQLNDTINDQSDNVHDNNGKIDGQWNQMTKYDHSEKKFNRKMERLEIE